The following are encoded in a window of Sminthopsis crassicaudata isolate SCR6 chromosome 3, ASM4859323v1, whole genome shotgun sequence genomic DNA:
- the THEMIS2 gene encoding protein THEMIS2 has protein sequence MEPVALQDYICSLNPASLPRILKICSGVYFQSSVYELSGSECCLSTGDLIKIIQIKLKKVICKNTKTGHIIELSPDFPGYFSSTVSPQFYGTLNKLLSAAPQNEALPVYFSSVYDIKVEDRVVPRNQPLILTAVEMNKDVLYAHCTIDSRSHKTTTSLPLSLQGTFYTWGPAFPQTLLQTLQDPVLLDQPLICPTLHWDPLILQPEYEIDVIMNMRRNIVKIRSTLEVDVEDVTGSSEYLQHFIKPVLLSEVLAQGGPFPMQVKVLEVPDGPSVFHRSLTKGQTLVVHGPASPPWRVLASSRGRKTSRHFFISGAYKGKLRRRPREFHTAFDLLSALEPGFPLRVVATQDWEGETGDSTSPSLSRGDRMEVLGKDQGPSGEVLVCNRLSDLVEEEEEEEGEGEEREQLLLPLYFSCGFVEEMSDGKRYSLASLITQISLPCEVKVLGKDHSLVEDPLSSFLGLQLEEKITEPFLTISLSTDPRMCFEIPPRWLDLSVMVVSEPLGEQAEPLLISTVEELTEAFYYKLRTLQDCGVQAPPPRPPKNKKKSSSSANPNQLPEPEKKASKQLPQDPIKNIRTWPLPQPSKSCSNLYSVKSKFCQAPKPLIKSSEQRESDDDSDHDYENPEEELKHTVGNQKTVEPYCDHSYECVDKFRSRRPFR, from the exons GTTCTGTCTATGAACTCTCTGGGAGTGAGTGCTGTTTGTCCACTGGAGACCTCATAAAAATTATCCAGATTAAGCTCAAGAAAGTGATCTGTAAAAACACCAAAACAGGCCACATCATCGAGCTCTCTCCTGACTTCCCAG GCTACTTCAGCTCAACCGTCAGCCCTCAGTTCTATGGCACTCTGAACAAACTGCTGTCTGCTGCCCCCCAAAATGAGGCATTACCTGTCTACTTCAGCTCAGTGTATGACATCAAAGTGGAAGACAGAGTTGTGCCCAGGAACCAGCCCCTCATACTGACGGCTGTGGAGATGAACAAGGATGTCCTCTATGCCCACTGCACAATAGACTCAAGAAGCCACAAAACCACTACCTCCCTACCTTTGTCTCTGCAAGGGACTTTTTACACCTGGGGGCCAGCCTTCCCACAGACATTACTGCAGACATTGCAGGACCCTGTTCTGCTGGATCAACCCCTCATCTGCCCTACTCTCCATTGGGACCCCCTAATCCTCCAACCTGAGTACGAGATTGATGTCATAATGAACA TGCGTAGAAACATCGTGAAGATCCGGTCTACCCTGGAGGTGGATGTGGAGGACGTCACTGGCTCCTCGGAATATCTTCAGCACTTCATCAAGCCTGTGCTGCTAAGCGAAGTCTTGGCCCAGGGTGGGCCTTTCCCAATGCAGGTGAAGGTCCTAGAGGTCCCCGACGGTCCTTCTGTCTTCCACAGGTCCCTGACGAAGGGCCAGACGCTCGTGGTCCATGGCCCAGCCTCCCCACCGTGGCGGGTGCTGGCCTCCAGCAGGGGCCGAAAAACCTCTCGACATTTTTTCATCTCAGGAGCCTATAAGGGCAAATTGAGGCGCCGGCCCCGAGAGTTCCATACGGCTTTTGACCTCCTAAGCGCTCTGGAGCCTGGCTTCCCTCTCCGTGTGGTGGCCACCCAGGACTGGGAGGGTGAGACTGGAGACTccacttccccttccctttccagaGGTGACCGAATGGAGGTGCTGGGGAAGGACCAGGGCCCCAGTGGGGAGGTTCTGGTCTGTAATCGGCTGAGCGATCTAGtcgaggaggaggaagaggaagagggagaaggagaggaaagggaacagCTCTTGCTGCCCCTCTACTTCTCTTGTGGTTTTGTGGAAGAGATGAGTGATGGCAAACGCTACAGTCTGGCCAGCCTGATCACCCAGATCTCACTGCCTTGTGAAGTCAAGGTCTTGGGCAAGGACCATTCCCTTGTGGAGGACCCTCTGTCCTCCTTCCTTGGCCTCCAGCTGGAGGAGAAGATCACAGAGCCCTTCCTGACCATCAGTCTATCTACTGACCCTAGAATGTGCTTTGAGATCCCCCCCAGATGGCTAGACCTGAGTGTCATGGTGGTCAGTGAGCCACTGGGGGAGCAAGCAGAGCCATTGTTAATCTCCACAGTGGAAGAATTAACAGAAGCCTTCTACTACAAACTTCGGACTTTGCAAGACTGCGGCGTCCAGGCCCCTCCACCCAGGCCTcccaaaaacaagaaaaaaagtagcAGTTCAGCCAAT CCTAATCAACTCCCAGAGCCAGAGAAAAAGGCCTCAAAGCAGCTGCCTCAAGACCCCATCAAAAACATCAGAACCTGGCCCTTGCCGCAGCCCTCCAAGAGCTGCTCAAACCTGTATAGTGTGAAGTCCAAATTCTGCCAAGCCCCCAAGCCACTGATAAAGAGCTCAG AGCAGAGAGAATCTGATGATGACTCTGACCATGATTATGAGAATCCTGAAGAGGAGCTCAAGCACACCGTCGGGAACCAGAAGACCGTAGAGCCCTACTGTGACCACAGCTATGAGTGTGTGGACAAGTTTCGTTCCCGCAGACCATTCAGATGA